The following proteins are encoded in a genomic region of Sulfurimonas sp. HSL3-7:
- the der gene encoding ribosome biogenesis GTPase Der has translation MKKLAIIGRPNVGKSSFFNRLLKQRDAITSEQAGTTRDIKRRILELGDKEVEILDTGGLDEGNELFDAIKKMSIKAAHEADIILYMVDGKSLPEEEDKAFFYELQEMGKTMALVVNKIDNDKMMEKVWDYYEFGCDNIFGISVSHNRHINALLEWIEEQLPEKEPEEERLTEESPLQEEEEEAAPLEEEEDFDDDFFEEIEDEDDGYFNPLQEYYEGLEEAEEFEAEEMLEDKEAIREYDEEALNKMRVAIIGRVNVGKSSLLNALLHEERSVVSSVAGTTIDPIDETVEYKDKEITFIDTAGVRKRGKILGIEKYALMRTEAMLEDADIALLVLDASEPFKELDEKIAGLIDQNRMACLIVLNKWDIVDGEKYQQIVQDIRDRFKFLHYAPIITISAQSGQRVQKIYDKLLEINENYSQRISTSKLNEVLEWAQRKHHLPSMNGQMIRIYFATQYDIRPPRIALIMNKPKGLHFTYRRYLTNQLREAFNFEGVPILFKAKAKNEKRRLKR, from the coding sequence ATGAAAAAACTTGCCATTATCGGCCGTCCGAATGTGGGCAAAAGCTCCTTTTTTAACCGTCTGCTCAAACAGCGTGATGCCATCACCTCTGAACAGGCGGGAACAACACGCGATATCAAACGCCGCATACTGGAGCTTGGCGATAAAGAGGTGGAAATCCTCGATACCGGCGGGCTTGATGAAGGAAACGAGCTTTTCGATGCCATCAAAAAGATGTCGATTAAAGCGGCCCATGAAGCCGATATCATCCTCTATATGGTGGATGGAAAAAGCCTACCCGAAGAAGAGGACAAAGCGTTCTTCTATGAGCTTCAGGAGATGGGTAAAACCATGGCGCTTGTCGTCAACAAGATCGACAACGACAAGATGATGGAGAAGGTCTGGGACTATTACGAGTTTGGCTGCGACAATATCTTCGGCATCTCCGTCTCGCACAACCGTCACATAAATGCTCTTCTGGAGTGGATAGAGGAGCAGCTGCCCGAAAAAGAGCCGGAAGAAGAGCGTCTTACCGAAGAGAGTCCTCTCCAGGAAGAGGAGGAGGAAGCTGCTCCCCTAGAAGAGGAAGAGGATTTTGACGACGACTTCTTTGAAGAGATCGAGGATGAGGACGACGGCTATTTCAACCCGTTGCAAGAATATTATGAAGGACTCGAAGAGGCCGAAGAATTTGAAGCCGAAGAGATGCTTGAGGACAAAGAGGCGATCCGCGAATACGACGAAGAGGCGCTCAACAAGATGCGCGTTGCGATTATCGGCCGTGTCAACGTAGGGAAAAGTTCTCTACTTAATGCCCTGCTCCATGAAGAACGTTCGGTTGTCAGCTCCGTAGCGGGTACCACCATCGACCCTATCGACGAAACGGTGGAATACAAAGATAAGGAGATCACCTTTATCGACACAGCCGGCGTCCGCAAACGCGGCAAGATCCTGGGAATAGAAAAATATGCCCTGATGCGGACCGAAGCGATGCTCGAAGATGCCGATATCGCCCTACTCGTCCTTGATGCTTCCGAACCGTTCAAGGAGCTTGACGAAAAGATCGCCGGGCTGATCGACCAGAACAGGATGGCCTGTTTGATCGTACTGAACAAATGGGATATCGTTGACGGTGAGAAATACCAGCAGATCGTACAGGATATACGGGACCGATTTAAGTTTTTACACTATGCTCCGATCATCACGATCTCGGCGCAGAGCGGCCAGCGCGTTCAGAAGATCTATGACAAACTGCTGGAGATCAACGAGAACTACTCACAGCGCATCTCAACGTCTAAACTTAATGAAGTGCTTGAATGGGCGCAACGCAAGCACCACCTCCCTTCGATGAACGGGCAGATGATACGCATCTACTTTGCGACACAGTACGACATCCGACCGCCGCGCATCGCGCTGATCATGAACAAGCCAAAAGGGTTGCACTTCACCTACCGCCGCTACCTTACCAACCAGCTGCGAGAGGCTTTCAACTTCGAGGGTGTCCCTATTCTTTTCAAAGCAAAGGCGAAAAACGAAAAGCGTCGTCTC
- a CDS encoding LPP20 family lipoprotein: MTKILVSSTLAALMLVVFSGCGGEEPKPVAAPVPMAECTIDKAEAPSWACGMVDGYDDMITSVGTAKMSKAGAGFTRRNAMANGRSNLAQQIETLVKDKVETFTRSTGIAEGETVDTVSSQVSKQVAKVTLNGSKQLAYWQHPENSDIYLLMGVTKESVNTSAKESVVSSFKNQDALWQQFQAKNALENLEKEFETK; encoded by the coding sequence ATGACAAAAATTTTAGTTTCTTCAACACTTGCAGCCCTTATGCTGGTTGTCTTTAGCGGTTGTGGCGGTGAAGAGCCAAAACCCGTAGCTGCACCGGTACCGATGGCCGAATGTACTATTGACAAAGCCGAAGCACCCTCTTGGGCATGCGGTATGGTCGATGGGTATGATGATATGATCACCTCTGTAGGAACAGCCAAGATGTCAAAAGCCGGCGCTGGTTTTACACGCAGAAATGCTATGGCCAACGGGCGTTCAAACCTTGCACAGCAGATCGAAACACTCGTCAAAGACAAGGTCGAGACCTTCACCCGTTCAACCGGTATCGCCGAAGGTGAAACCGTCGACACCGTCTCCAGCCAGGTCTCCAAGCAGGTAGCAAAAGTAACGCTTAACGGTTCCAAACAGCTCGCCTACTGGCAGCATCCTGAAAACAGTGACATCTACCTTCTTATGGGTGTGACCAAAGAGAGTGTCAACACTTCGGCCAAAGAGAGTGTTGTCTCAAGTTTCAAAAACCAGGATGCATTATGGCAGCAGTTCCAGGCTAAAAATGCACTTGAAAATCTTGAAAAAGAGTTTGAGACCAAATAA
- a CDS encoding mechanosensitive ion channel family protein codes for MDTNRTTDITDTFVEVTDVTKMTHALHDSIEEIIIAKLPIPQEVVNFFAITLFGNSLAKWASALIIFLLFLALRKQLSRAVTLLALKWVNKTETELDDQIFHLLQRPFAFGMIILGFNVAFSFLTFHEDVSTTISHTITTLTIALLAWVLYRIVALFQSSDELMEKRIKTDNGITLAKLLLTILKAIVLIIAGMNILSTWGINVTGFIASLGLVGMAFALAAKDTASNFFGSMVIFTDQPFKVGDWIKTPEVEGTIEHIGIRSTKVRTFAQALVSVPNGNIANTAILNWSEMHKRRIKMTLGLTYSTTSLQMRQILEEIREMLHHDDDIHQETIYVHFTEFQESALGIFCYFFTKTTQWGEYMQVRERINLELMAIVENNGASFAFPSQSLYVESMPESVIS; via the coding sequence ATGGATACAAATAGAACGACGGACATTACAGACACCTTTGTCGAAGTCACCGATGTCACGAAGATGACACACGCCTTGCATGACAGTATTGAAGAGATTATCATCGCCAAACTTCCTATCCCTCAGGAGGTGGTCAACTTCTTCGCTATCACCCTTTTTGGGAACTCACTTGCAAAATGGGCCTCGGCACTGATCATCTTTTTACTCTTTTTGGCATTGCGCAAACAGCTCTCAAGGGCGGTAACCCTTCTTGCACTAAAATGGGTAAACAAAACAGAGACCGAACTCGATGATCAGATCTTCCATCTTCTTCAACGTCCGTTTGCCTTTGGGATGATCATCTTAGGCTTTAATGTTGCCTTCAGTTTTCTTACCTTCCACGAGGATGTTTCGACAACGATATCACATACCATAACAACCTTGACCATTGCCCTTTTGGCCTGGGTGCTTTATCGTATTGTCGCCCTTTTCCAAAGTTCGGATGAACTGATGGAAAAACGCATCAAAACCGATAACGGCATCACCCTCGCCAAGCTTTTGCTCACTATTTTAAAAGCAATCGTCCTGATCATAGCGGGAATGAACATTCTCTCCACATGGGGGATCAATGTCACCGGTTTTATCGCTTCACTCGGTCTTGTCGGTATGGCTTTTGCTCTGGCCGCCAAAGATACGGCAAGCAACTTTTTTGGCTCCATGGTCATATTTACCGATCAGCCGTTTAAGGTAGGCGACTGGATCAAGACCCCTGAAGTGGAGGGCACGATCGAGCATATCGGTATCCGTTCGACCAAGGTACGGACTTTTGCCCAGGCTCTTGTCAGTGTACCCAACGGCAATATCGCCAACACTGCGATCTTAAACTGGTCAGAGATGCATAAACGCCGTATCAAAATGACACTCGGGTTAACCTATTCAACCACATCGCTGCAGATGCGTCAGATCCTCGAAGAGATTCGGGAGATGCTGCATCATGACGATGACATCCATCAAGAAACCATCTATGTCCATTTTACAGAGTTTCAAGAGAGCGCACTTGGTATCTTCTGTTACTTCTTTACCAAAACAACGCAATGGGGCGAATACATGCAGGTAAGAGAACGTATCAATCTAGAGCTGATGGCGATCGTCGAGAATAATGGTGCCTCTTTCGCCTTTCCGTCTCAATCGCTTTATGTGGAAAGTATGCCCGAAAGCGTCATAAGTTAA
- a CDS encoding TerB family tellurite resistance protein: MSTIITFIVLFLIFNWIFKSYQRFQRQFYTQGQFQSTALTYEAVAHSELGVFVALIAKVAKADGRIHELEAELIGNIFNDISKAFGESHKEKVRELLKEIFKREKEIIRNVDTLAARLQALTRGDRQKRLMMLTFLINLAYIDGELSHAEENLIIKIAAFLEISGSEVEGIMQRFASMFKANASQSSINDAYALLGADREDDLNVIKKKYRTLVKKYHPDIMKAKGASEEYIKDATKKVQEINTAYEMIKKERG; encoded by the coding sequence ATGTCAACAATAATAACATTCATCGTACTTTTTCTCATCTTTAACTGGATCTTCAAAAGTTACCAGCGTTTTCAGCGCCAATTCTATACACAGGGGCAGTTTCAAAGCACTGCGCTGACCTATGAGGCTGTCGCCCACTCCGAGCTTGGTGTCTTTGTCGCCCTCATCGCAAAGGTGGCCAAGGCAGACGGACGGATCCATGAGCTCGAAGCCGAACTTATCGGCAATATCTTCAATGATATCTCCAAAGCCTTTGGCGAATCGCACAAAGAGAAAGTACGCGAACTCCTGAAAGAGATCTTCAAACGCGAGAAAGAGATCATCCGCAATGTCGATACCCTGGCCGCAAGGCTTCAGGCCCTTACCCGCGGCGACAGGCAAAAGCGGTTGATGATGCTGACCTTCCTGATCAATCTTGCTTACATCGACGGTGAGCTCTCCCATGCCGAAGAGAACCTCATCATCAAAATCGCCGCCTTCTTAGAGATCAGCGGCAGTGAAGTCGAAGGGATCATGCAGCGTTTTGCTTCGATGTTCAAGGCCAATGCTTCACAGAGCAGCATCAATGATGCCTATGCTCTCCTTGGTGCTGACAGAGAAGATGACCTCAACGTGATCAAGAAAAAGTACCGCACCCTCGTCAAAAAGTACCACCCCGACATCATGAAGGCCAAAGGGGCCTCGGAAGAGTACATCAAAGACGCGACCAAAAAGGTACAGGAGATCAATACGGCCTATGAGATGATCAAAAAAGAGCGCGGCTAG
- the adk gene encoding adenylate kinase, with protein MKIILLGAPGAGKGTQAQFLTKQFDIPQISTGDMLRAAIKAGTEMGKMAKEFMDAGKLVTDEIIIGLVKERIAEADCKNGFLLDGFPRTVPQADALKEAGVAIDAVIEIDVPDEEIVKRMSGRRVHQNSGRTYHIVYNPPKVEGKDDETGEELIQRADDKEEIVLDRLKVYHEQTQPLVDYYSAEAAVNSAVKYIRVDGTQKIDTVEKEIVSQLQ; from the coding sequence ATGAAAATCATTTTATTGGGCGCACCGGGTGCCGGCAAGGGAACACAGGCGCAATTTTTAACAAAACAGTTTGATATTCCTCAGATCTCTACAGGCGATATGCTTCGTGCGGCTATCAAAGCGGGGACAGAGATGGGCAAGATGGCAAAGGAGTTTATGGACGCAGGCAAGCTGGTCACGGATGAGATTATTATCGGGCTGGTCAAAGAGCGTATTGCTGAAGCCGACTGTAAAAACGGTTTTCTGCTTGACGGCTTTCCACGGACAGTACCGCAGGCAGATGCGTTAAAAGAGGCGGGTGTTGCTATCGATGCGGTCATCGAGATCGATGTGCCGGATGAGGAGATTGTCAAACGTATGTCGGGACGCCGTGTACACCAGAACTCCGGCCGTACATACCATATTGTCTACAACCCGCCTAAGGTAGAGGGCAAAGACGATGAGACAGGCGAAGAGCTGATCCAGCGTGCCGATGATAAAGAAGAGATCGTTCTGGACCGTCTGAAAGTCTATCATGAACAGACGCAGCCGCTGGTGGATTACTACAGTGCAGAGGCGGCGGTGAACAGCGCTGTCAAATATATTCGTGTTGACGGTACACAGAAGATCGACACGGTCGAAAAAGAGATCGTTTCACAACTGCAATAA
- a CDS encoding glutaredoxin domain-containing protein gives MRILFLLTVMISSLFSIGIPSQYAAISTPLFEARAAFYRLPADDYAVREKVLQYAVMCNQVQEFGYKSSPMHDRQLQKAYLKKLHQLQSHYEKLSVFMLRELNRAIDTDNYPQFLSIVNTKMDTFFEDPNLKERIYAYYCANRFFKSSQYLDKRINDERQTIIHYNTARENRYAYSSTPNARFREVRILTTSFCPYCTRTKNFLRQNGIRFSEYDIHGSEKGKALYEKLGGRGVPVLIINNTVIHGYNESKMQKALKE, from the coding sequence ATGAGAATTCTCTTTTTGCTTACAGTGATGATTTCATCGCTTTTTTCGATCGGCATACCGTCTCAATATGCTGCTATCAGCACCCCTCTTTTTGAGGCAAGAGCCGCTTTTTACCGCCTTCCTGCCGACGACTATGCCGTGCGCGAAAAGGTTCTGCAGTATGCGGTTATGTGCAACCAGGTGCAGGAGTTCGGCTATAAAAGCAGCCCAATGCATGACAGGCAGCTGCAAAAAGCCTATCTGAAAAAGCTTCACCAGCTGCAGTCACACTATGAGAAACTTTCTGTTTTCATGCTACGCGAACTCAACCGGGCCATTGACACAGACAACTACCCGCAGTTCCTCTCAATCGTCAACACTAAAATGGACACATTCTTTGAGGACCCGAACCTCAAAGAGCGCATCTACGCCTACTACTGCGCAAACCGTTTTTTTAAAAGCTCCCAATACCTTGACAAACGGATCAACGATGAGCGCCAGACCATCATCCACTACAATACCGCCCGAGAGAACAGATATGCCTACAGCAGCACACCCAACGCACGTTTCAGAGAAGTCCGTATCCTGACAACGTCTTTTTGTCCCTACTGCACGCGTACCAAGAATTTTCTGCGTCAAAACGGCATCAGATTTTCGGAGTATGATATCCACGGCAGTGAGAAGGGGAAAGCCCTTTACGAAAAACTCGGCGGCAGAGGGGTCCCCGTTCTGATCATCAACAACACCGTCATACACGGCTACAATGAGTCGAAGATGCAGAAAGCCTTGAAAGAATAA
- a CDS encoding DMT family transporter has translation MKHYISGLDRGVLYMLMASFFFAVMGAFAKLASDSMSSLEVVFFRNVFGVALVGYAVLKKPMEHEGGKPFLLFFRGFMGFVALLAFFYNIAHIPLGDAMTFSKTSPIFTAIFAWLFLQEKLPKTAWLAVFIGFAGIVFIAKPSGFMFSKTDWLGIFSGVGAALAYTSVRELKKYYDTRAIVLSFMGVGTAGPLLLLAVSPYVNAPELDFMLGTFVMPQGIIWLYVLGMGLFATLAQLYMTKAYGESKAGIVGAVSYANIPFSIGVGLLLGDALPDFITLLGIILIIFSGFLVVKK, from the coding sequence GTGAAACACTATATCTCCGGATTGGACCGCGGCGTGCTCTATATGCTGATGGCCTCTTTTTTCTTTGCTGTAATGGGCGCCTTTGCCAAGCTGGCCAGTGATTCGATGAGTTCGCTCGAAGTGGTCTTTTTTCGTAATGTGTTCGGTGTTGCACTGGTCGGATATGCCGTGTTGAAAAAGCCGATGGAACATGAGGGCGGCAAACCTTTTCTGCTCTTTTTCAGAGGGTTCATGGGTTTTGTGGCACTGTTGGCTTTTTTCTATAATATCGCGCATATCCCTTTGGGCGATGCAATGACCTTTTCAAAAACGTCGCCGATCTTCACCGCGATCTTTGCCTGGCTTTTTTTGCAGGAAAAACTGCCAAAAACAGCGTGGCTGGCTGTTTTTATCGGATTCGCCGGGATCGTTTTTATTGCCAAACCATCGGGGTTTATGTTCTCGAAAACAGATTGGCTCGGTATCTTCAGCGGGGTGGGGGCGGCTCTGGCCTATACCTCGGTGAGAGAGCTGAAAAAGTATTATGATACCCGAGCGATCGTGCTTTCGTTTATGGGGGTCGGCACTGCCGGACCGCTGCTGCTGCTCGCTGTCTCACCGTATGTCAATGCACCCGAACTGGATTTCATGCTGGGAACGTTTGTGATGCCTCAGGGAATCATCTGGCTTTATGTCCTCGGGATGGGGCTTTTTGCCACCCTGGCACAGCTCTATATGACCAAAGCCTATGGCGAGTCGAAGGCGGGCATTGTCGGGGCCGTGAGTTATGCCAATATTCCGTTCTCTATCGGGGTCGGTCTGCTTCTAGGCGACGCACTGCCAGATTTTATAACACTCTTGGGTATAATCTTAATTATTTTCAGCGGGTTTCTCGTTGTCAAAAAATAG
- the kdsA gene encoding 3-deoxy-8-phosphooctulonate synthase, translating into MILMAGPCVIESEENIFEIAKKLERYQEDERIDFYFKASFDKANRTSLESYRGPGLEEGLRILQKVKEDFGYKIVTDIHESYQVKPVAEVVDILQIPAFLCRQTDLLVAAAQTDRIVNIKKGQFMNPADMKYSVLKVLKTRGCEEVSYDNAKANGVLLTERGSSFGYGNLVVDMRSLVIMREFAPVIFDATHSVQMPGGGGGTTSGDSSMVPHLSRAAAAVGVDGFFFETHVDPSCALSDGPNMLKLENLYTTTETILAIQEAIKGQ; encoded by the coding sequence ATGATATTAATGGCCGGTCCCTGTGTTATTGAGAGTGAAGAGAACATCTTTGAGATCGCCAAAAAACTGGAGCGTTATCAGGAAGATGAGCGCATCGATTTCTATTTTAAAGCCAGTTTTGACAAGGCAAACCGCACCTCTTTGGAGAGCTACCGCGGACCGGGCCTCGAAGAGGGGCTGCGTATCCTGCAAAAGGTCAAAGAGGATTTCGGCTACAAGATCGTGACCGACATTCATGAGTCTTACCAGGTCAAACCGGTGGCCGAAGTGGTTGACATATTGCAGATCCCGGCCTTTCTCTGCCGTCAGACCGATCTGCTTGTAGCTGCTGCGCAGACCGACAGAATCGTCAATATCAAAAAGGGGCAGTTTATGAACCCTGCCGATATGAAGTATTCGGTACTGAAGGTGCTGAAGACCCGCGGCTGCGAGGAGGTCTCTTACGACAATGCCAAAGCAAACGGGGTGCTGCTGACCGAGAGAGGTTCGAGCTTCGGTTACGGCAACCTGGTGGTCGATATGCGCTCGCTTGTCATTATGCGCGAATTCGCACCGGTGATCTTCGATGCGACCCACTCGGTTCAGATGCCAGGCGGCGGAGGCGGAACGACTTCGGGTGACAGCTCGATGGTGCCGCACCTTTCACGTGCCGCAGCGGCAGTCGGCGTGGACGGTTTCTTTTTTGAGACCCATGTCGATCCGAGCTGTGCACTGAGTGACGGGCCGAATATGTTAAAATTAGAAAATTTGTATACAACAACAGAAACGATCTTGGCAATCCAAGAAGCAATTAAAGGACAATAA
- the ribE gene encoding 6,7-dimethyl-8-ribityllumazine synthase, whose product MNIIEGKLQVQPGKRVAIVAARFNHLITDRLVEGAKDAHLRHGGDEADLDLVLVPGAYELPMAVERLLATGKYDAVCALGAVIRGATPHFDYVSAEATKGIATVSLKYAKPVAFGLLTTDTIEQAIERAGTKAGNKGFEAMVTAIEMINLYEAIEA is encoded by the coding sequence ATGAACATTATCGAAGGCAAATTACAAGTACAGCCAGGCAAGCGCGTGGCGATCGTCGCGGCACGTTTTAACCACCTTATTACGGACCGTCTGGTTGAAGGGGCAAAAGATGCCCACCTGCGCCATGGCGGTGACGAAGCGGACCTTGATCTGGTTCTTGTCCCGGGTGCTTACGAACTTCCGATGGCGGTCGAGCGCCTTTTGGCCACAGGCAAATACGATGCAGTCTGTGCCCTTGGCGCCGTGATCCGCGGCGCGACACCGCACTTTGATTATGTATCGGCTGAGGCGACAAAAGGCATTGCAACGGTATCGCTGAAATATGCCAAACCGGTCGCTTTCGGTCTGTTGACAACAGACACGATCGAGCAGGCGATCGAGCGTGCGGGAACCAAAGCCGGCAACAAAGGTTTTGAAGCGATGGTAACGGCTATCGAGATGATCAACCTCTATGAAGCGATCGAAGCGTAA
- the nusB gene encoding transcription antitermination factor NusB, which produces MATRHHARMAVVSLLYAFDLGNKSISDFTDEILEDKKIRNKQKEFALDLFRGVMEHLESVDKAIVKHLKEWDFERLGSIERATLRLGAYEIMYSSLDSAVVINEAIEVSKAFGTEQSPKFINGVLDAISKDK; this is translated from the coding sequence ATGGCGACACGTCACCATGCCAGAATGGCGGTTGTAAGTCTGCTTTATGCTTTTGACCTCGGTAATAAAAGCATTTCCGATTTCACGGATGAGATTTTGGAAGACAAAAAGATCCGTAACAAACAAAAAGAGTTCGCATTGGACCTCTTTCGCGGCGTGATGGAACACCTTGAGAGTGTTGACAAGGCGATCGTTAAACACCTTAAAGAGTGGGATTTTGAGCGTTTGGGTTCGATAGAACGGGCCACTCTCCGTTTAGGCGCCTATGAGATCATGTATTCTTCACTCGATTCCGCAGTTGTGATCAATGAAGCAATCGAGGTCTCAAAAGCTTTTGGGACCGAGCAGTCACCAAAATTCATCAACGGGGTGCTTGACGCCATCTCCAAAGATAAATAA
- a CDS encoding multiheme c-type cytochrome has protein sequence MFKLLVTTLLTLSALYASNSCVKCHEGIEDIRDPHSKMMEEIYKVAEKAGHRGNDCIVCHGGDPTTMVKERAHKGTVAYFLEHEGPKDYYPAPGSSWINQNTCGMCHKEQVNAQMNSLMMTEQGKIQGALWSFGGKVGYDHSVATYATGNPEDPHKRLGSDAYKAYMQELSALEPQAFPGETGELPKAPTAEEIEKDPSLAVYTYLRQECLRCHTGSKGRSKRGDFRGIGCAACHIPYSNSGLYEGGDKQISKNPGHLLVHSIQSSRKAKVKVHEVEYSGVPVETCSTCHNRGKRIGVSYQGLMEMEYDATFDEEGKGQPKLHGKRYLHMQEDIHYKKGMLCQDCHTSNDLHGDGFLSGANLGAVEIECQDCHGTTSKYPWELPLGYSDEFNENAKVGEPRGTVKTVAEYLRKGSVEAAPEGYLLSARGNPLTKAVRKGDKVLMHLASGRDIELTPLKTLKKEKKLSREALAAMDQIKAHTDELECYTCHATWAPQCYGCHVKIDYSGSKQNPDYLEASHDQDIHGTTGGMRSLKEYLVDGEVTETRSFLRWEDPALSQNGEGRISPTIPGCQTTITVIGKEGKALLQNHIFKIPNVEGAGDEGQNAIDMAAVQPHTISKASRSCESCHTSAKALGLGIGGGKLNADPSQDTIVDLMTADGRLLPANVQRQIPRIANLKNDYSRFIDENGTQLQTVGHHWKLSQPLNEEQRSKVDREGMCLSCHKEMPDGDLAVSAMVHAVEMAGIEIDKKEHGGILNKLLRIGAWLQLLVGILIGGYIIYRLFFKRKNPRRWK, from the coding sequence ATGTTCAAACTACTTGTCACAACACTTTTGACTCTTTCGGCACTTTACGCGTCAAACAGTTGTGTCAAGTGCCATGAAGGGATCGAAGATATCCGCGACCCGCATTCCAAGATGATGGAAGAGATCTACAAAGTCGCGGAAAAAGCAGGCCATCGAGGCAATGACTGTATTGTCTGCCACGGCGGGGACCCGACCACGATGGTCAAAGAGCGGGCCCATAAAGGTACGGTAGCCTATTTTTTGGAACATGAAGGTCCCAAAGATTACTACCCCGCACCGGGCAGCAGCTGGATCAACCAAAATACCTGCGGTATGTGTCACAAAGAACAGGTCAATGCGCAGATGAACTCCCTGATGATGACCGAGCAGGGTAAGATACAGGGCGCGCTTTGGAGCTTCGGCGGTAAAGTGGGCTACGACCACTCGGTGGCCACCTATGCTACCGGCAATCCCGAAGATCCGCACAAACGTTTGGGCAGTGATGCTTATAAGGCCTATATGCAAGAGCTTTCTGCGCTTGAACCGCAAGCCTTTCCTGGGGAGACGGGAGAGCTTCCCAAAGCGCCGACAGCCGAAGAGATCGAAAAAGATCCGTCTCTGGCGGTCTATACCTATCTGCGTCAGGAGTGTCTGCGCTGTCATACCGGCAGCAAGGGGCGTTCAAAGCGCGGTGACTTCAGAGGCATCGGCTGTGCCGCGTGCCACATTCCCTATTCAAACTCGGGTCTGTACGAAGGCGGCGATAAGCAGATATCGAAAAATCCGGGGCACCTGCTTGTGCACAGTATCCAATCTTCACGTAAGGCGAAGGTCAAAGTCCATGAGGTCGAGTACTCCGGCGTGCCTGTTGAGACCTGTTCGACCTGCCACAACCGGGGCAAGCGGATCGGGGTCTCCTACCAGGGGCTGATGGAGATGGAGTATGACGCAACTTTTGACGAAGAGGGCAAGGGACAGCCGAAACTCCATGGCAAGCGTTACCTGCATATGCAAGAGGATATCCACTATAAAAAAGGGATGCTCTGCCAGGACTGCCACACCTCAAACGATCTGCACGGTGACGGCTTTTTAAGCGGGGCAAATCTGGGGGCTGTTGAGATCGAGTGTCAGGACTGTCACGGTACGACCTCAAAATACCCGTGGGAACTTCCCCTGGGCTACTCTGACGAATTCAACGAGAATGCCAAGGTCGGCGAGCCTCGCGGTACCGTTAAAACAGTTGCCGAATACCTCAGGAAGGGGTCTGTCGAAGCGGCACCCGAGGGGTACCTTTTAAGCGCCCGGGGCAACCCCCTGACAAAAGCGGTCCGCAAAGGTGACAAAGTGCTTATGCACCTGGCCTCAGGCAGAGATATTGAATTGACACCGCTCAAAACGCTGAAAAAGGAGAAAAAGCTCTCCCGTGAAGCGTTGGCGGCAATGGACCAGATCAAAGCCCATACGGATGAACTGGAGTGTTATACCTGCCATGCGACCTGGGCACCGCAGTGTTACGGCTGCCATGTCAAGATAGACTATTCCGGTTCCAAACAGAATCCCGATTACCTGGAGGCTTCGCATGATCAGGATATCCATGGAACGACGGGGGGCATGCGTTCACTTAAAGAGTACCTTGTCGACGGAGAGGTGACAGAGACAAGGTCCTTCCTACGCTGGGAAGATCCGGCACTTTCTCAAAACGGCGAAGGACGTATCTCGCCGACGATACCGGGATGTCAGACGACTATTACTGTTATCGGGAAAGAGGGCAAAGCACTCTTGCAGAACCACATCTTCAAGATCCCGAATGTTGAAGGTGCGGGAGATGAAGGTCAAAATGCTATCGATATGGCAGCGGTACAGCCGCACACCATCTCCAAAGCGTCCCGCTCCTGCGAATCGTGCCATACGTCGGCCAAGGCATTGGGGCTGGGTATCGGCGGCGGCAAACTCAACGCTGATCCTAGCCAAGATACAATTGTCGATTTAATGACGGCTGACGGGCGTCTGCTGCCGGCCAATGTGCAGAGACAGATACCGCGTATCGCGAATCTGAAAAATGACTATTCACGTTTTATTGATGAGAACGGCACGCAGTTGCAGACCGTCGGGCACCACTGGAAGCTTTCGCAGCCGCTCAATGAAGAGCAGCGTTCCAAAGTGGACAGAGAAGGGATGTGCCTGTCATGTCATAAAGAGATGCCTGACGGCGATCTGGCTGTCTCGGCAATGGTGCATGCCGTAGAGATGGCGGGCATCGAAATAGACAAAAAAGAGCATGGCGGTATCTTAAACAAACTCTTGCGTATCGGAGCCTGGTTGCAGCTCTTAGTGGGAATTTTGATTGGCGGGTATATTATATACAGGCTCTTTTTTAAGCGTAAAAACCCAAGGAGATGGAAGTGA